A DNA window from Spirochaeta cellobiosiphila DSM 17781 contains the following coding sequences:
- a CDS encoding Crp/Fnr family transcriptional regulator, which yields MLIEKMKRIPLFKSVNDTLLKDLNKEYSCRILSYDKGNIIAFRGDVMEYLYILEEGVVSTHIASIKGKILKVETLTSPHLLAGPLIFANPALWPVQITADTGVRILSIPKEGFVQLLHKDIHLMEKFLQLCGNKISFLSEKIHLYQHTNIKQKIAIYLLEQVNQQGTKDIQIPHTLESLAELFSISRPSLSRTIGELVEEQFIVKEKKTFHILDKEGLEHLIYE from the coding sequence ATGCTTATAGAGAAAATGAAACGAATCCCCTTATTCAAGTCCGTTAATGATACACTCCTTAAAGATCTTAATAAGGAATATTCCTGTCGAATATTAAGTTATGACAAAGGGAATATTATCGCCTTCCGTGGTGATGTCATGGAATACCTCTACATACTGGAAGAAGGAGTCGTTTCTACTCATATAGCCAGTATAAAGGGTAAGATTCTAAAGGTAGAAACACTAACAAGCCCCCACTTGTTAGCAGGGCCGCTAATATTTGCCAATCCAGCATTATGGCCAGTTCAGATCACAGCAGACACAGGGGTTAGGATATTATCAATACCCAAAGAAGGATTTGTTCAATTACTACACAAAGATATCCATCTCATGGAAAAGTTTCTCCAACTTTGCGGTAATAAAATCAGCTTTCTATCTGAGAAAATTCATCTTTATCAACATACAAATATCAAACAAAAGATAGCGATTTATTTGTTAGAACAGGTCAATCAACAAGGTACTAAGGATATACAAATTCCCCATACACTAGAAAGTCTAGCCGAACTCTTCAGTATAAGCCGACCATCCCTCTCCCGTACAATCGGAGAGCTGGTAGAAGAGCAATTCATAGTAAAAGAAAAAAAG